From Cecembia calidifontis, one genomic window encodes:
- the fabD gene encoding ACP S-malonyltransferase has translation MKAYVFPGQGAQFSGMGKDLYENNAEARALFEKANEILGFRISDIMFEGTEEELKQTKVTQPAIFLHSVILAKTSPEFNPDMVAGHSLGEFSALVANGTLAFEDGLKLVYQRALAMQEACEINPSGMAAILGLEDEKVEEICASITSETVVPANYNCPGQLVISGTNKGIEIACEKMKEAGAKRALPLPVGGAFHSPLMEPAREKLQKAIENTVFYTPSCPVYQNVSTKGVREVEEIKKNLIAQLTAPVKWTQSVQQMVADGATHFIECGPGKVLQGLVKKIHKEAEVSSI, from the coding sequence ATGAAAGCATATGTTTTTCCGGGCCAGGGCGCTCAATTTTCAGGAATGGGAAAAGACCTATATGAAAATAATGCCGAAGCCAGGGCCCTATTTGAAAAAGCCAATGAAATTTTAGGATTCAGGATTTCAGATATTATGTTTGAAGGCACTGAAGAGGAATTGAAGCAGACTAAAGTTACCCAACCTGCAATTTTCCTTCACTCTGTAATCTTGGCCAAAACATCTCCCGAATTCAATCCGGATATGGTAGCGGGCCACTCTCTTGGCGAATTTTCAGCTTTGGTGGCCAATGGGACACTTGCCTTTGAGGATGGTTTGAAATTGGTTTATCAAAGGGCATTGGCCATGCAGGAAGCCTGTGAAATCAATCCCTCTGGAATGGCTGCAATTTTGGGTTTGGAAGATGAAAAAGTAGAAGAAATTTGTGCCTCTATTACCAGCGAAACCGTTGTGCCTGCCAATTACAATTGTCCTGGCCAATTAGTAATTTCCGGTACCAATAAAGGGATAGAAATTGCCTGCGAAAAAATGAAAGAAGCAGGAGCCAAAAGAGCCCTTCCCTTACCTGTAGGAGGAGCGTTTCATTCCCCATTGATGGAACCCGCCCGAGAAAAACTTCAAAAAGCTATTGAAAATACTGTTTTTTATACACCATCCTGTCCTGTATACCAAAATGTAAGTACCAAAGGAGTGCGTGAGGTAGAAGAAATTAAGAAAAACCTCATTGCACAATTGACTGCTCCTGTAAAATGGACGCAATCTGTACAGCAAATGGTAGCAGATGGCGCCACTCATTTTATTGAATGTGGTCCGGGGAAAGTGTTGCAGGGATTGGTTAAAAAAATCCATAAAGAAGCTGAAGTGTCCAGCATATAA
- a CDS encoding succinate dehydrogenase cytochrome b subunit, whose amino-acid sequence MSWVTKTLSSTLGRKLLMALTGLFLILFLIGHVSGNTLLFKNDGGEAFNIYAKFMTTNPAVKLLSYLTYISVIVHVVYSIILTRVNKSARPIPYASSQASTNSPWTSRNMGVLGTIILIFLVVHLQGFWYKMHWGDLPMVEYNGEQYKDLYSIVTFAFQQEWLVALYVISMIFLGFHLSHGFSSAFQTLGLNHVKYTPAIKKVGLAFSIIVPALFASMPLYIYFMN is encoded by the coding sequence ATGAGTTGGGTAACAAAAACCTTAAGTAGCACCTTGGGCAGAAAACTTCTGATGGCCCTTACAGGATTGTTCCTGATTTTGTTCCTTATCGGGCATGTTTCGGGAAACACTCTTTTATTCAAAAATGATGGAGGAGAGGCATTTAATATTTATGCCAAGTTCATGACCACCAATCCAGCCGTCAAATTATTGTCCTATCTCACCTATATCTCGGTGATTGTCCATGTGGTTTACTCTATCATTCTCACCAGAGTGAACAAATCAGCCAGGCCAATACCTTATGCAAGCAGTCAGGCGTCTACCAATTCTCCTTGGACTTCCAGGAATATGGGCGTTTTAGGCACAATCATTCTGATTTTTCTTGTAGTGCATTTGCAGGGATTTTGGTATAAAATGCATTGGGGAGATTTGCCTATGGTAGAATACAATGGTGAGCAGTATAAAGATTTGTATAGCATTGTAACATTCGCCTTTCAGCAGGAATGGTTGGTGGCCCTGTATGTGATTTCCATGATCTTCCTTGGATTTCATTTGTCTCATGGTTTTTCCAGTGCATTCCAGACTTTAGGACTGAATCACGTCAAATATACACCTGCTATAAAAAAAGTAGGTTTGGCATTCAGCATTATTGTACCAGCACTTTTTGCAAGTATGCCTTTGTATATCTATTTCATGAATTAA
- a CDS encoding fumarate reductase/succinate dehydrogenase flavoprotein subunit, translating into MILDSKIPDGPLSEKWSKHKFNVKLVNPANKRKYDVIVVGTGLAGASAAASLAELGYNVKAFCFQDSPRRAHSIAAQGGINAAKNYQNDGDSVFRLFYDTIKGGDYRAREANVYRLAEVSVNIIDQCVAQGVPFAREYGGLLANRSFGGAQVSRTFYARGQTGQQLLLGAYSALSRQVANGKVKLYPRTEMMDLVLVDGKARGIVTRNLITGAIESHSAHAVLLCTGGYGNVFFLSTNAMGSNVTAAWRAHKKGALMANPCFTQIHPTCIPVSGDHQSKLTLMSESLRNDGRVWVPATAEMAEKLRKGQIQANDIKEEDRDYFLERKYPSFGNLVPRDVASRNAKYVCDEGRGVNETGEAVFLDFRDAIIRDGEDVIRAKYGNLFDMYQQITGENPYKVPMKIYPAVHYTMGGLWVDYNLMTTVPGLYALGEANFSDHGANRLGASALMQGLADGYFVIPYTIGDYLAQTPNAKIPTDHPEFQRAEKEVKERIQKLLSIKGDKTVDYFHKSLGKIMWNYCGMARTAEGLTKAKAMIKELRSEFWSNVKVLGENEELNQSLEKAHRVADFLELGELMVDDALNRNESCGGHFREEYQTPEGEALRDDENFAYVAAWQYMGEGQEEVLHKEPLVFENVKLTQRSYK; encoded by the coding sequence ATGATTCTAGATTCAAAAATTCCAGATGGACCCTTATCAGAAAAGTGGTCAAAACATAAATTCAATGTCAAGCTGGTCAACCCTGCCAATAAGCGTAAATATGATGTGATTGTTGTGGGTACCGGTCTTGCAGGTGCATCCGCTGCCGCCTCTCTGGCAGAGCTTGGATATAATGTGAAGGCTTTTTGCTTCCAGGATAGCCCAAGAAGGGCACACTCTATTGCTGCGCAAGGTGGGATCAATGCTGCAAAAAATTACCAAAATGACGGTGATTCTGTATTCCGTCTATTTTACGATACGATCAAAGGCGGTGATTACAGAGCAAGGGAAGCCAATGTTTACCGTTTGGCAGAAGTTTCTGTAAATATTATCGACCAATGTGTGGCACAGGGTGTGCCTTTTGCCAGAGAATATGGAGGATTGTTGGCCAACCGTTCTTTTGGTGGTGCACAGGTGTCCAGAACTTTTTATGCGAGGGGCCAAACTGGCCAGCAATTGCTTTTGGGCGCGTACTCTGCTTTGAGCCGTCAGGTGGCTAATGGAAAAGTGAAACTTTACCCAAGAACCGAAATGATGGATCTGGTGCTTGTGGATGGAAAGGCCAGGGGAATCGTGACAAGAAACCTTATTACAGGAGCTATCGAGTCTCACAGTGCGCATGCAGTTTTGTTGTGTACCGGAGGTTATGGTAACGTATTTTTCCTTTCTACCAATGCCATGGGTTCCAATGTGACAGCAGCTTGGAGAGCCCATAAGAAAGGTGCTCTGATGGCTAATCCTTGCTTTACTCAGATTCACCCGACATGTATCCCGGTATCCGGAGATCATCAGTCCAAATTGACTTTGATGTCTGAATCCTTGAGAAACGACGGTAGGGTATGGGTTCCTGCTACTGCTGAAATGGCTGAAAAATTGAGAAAAGGCCAAATACAGGCCAACGATATCAAAGAGGAAGACAGGGATTATTTCTTGGAAAGAAAATATCCATCTTTTGGAAACCTAGTGCCCCGCGATGTGGCTTCTAGAAATGCCAAATATGTATGTGACGAAGGCAGAGGAGTGAATGAAACAGGTGAAGCGGTATTTTTGGACTTCCGCGATGCTATCATAAGAGACGGTGAAGATGTCATCCGGGCCAAATATGGTAACCTGTTTGATATGTACCAGCAAATCACAGGTGAAAATCCATACAAGGTGCCTATGAAAATTTATCCAGCCGTTCACTACACCATGGGCGGACTCTGGGTAGATTATAACCTTATGACTACGGTACCGGGCTTATATGCCTTGGGAGAGGCGAACTTCTCTGACCATGGGGCTAATAGACTTGGCGCATCTGCATTAATGCAGGGTCTTGCTGATGGATATTTTGTAATTCCTTACACCATCGGAGATTACCTGGCACAAACCCCTAATGCCAAAATTCCAACAGACCATCCTGAGTTCCAAAGAGCCGAAAAAGAAGTCAAAGAAAGGATTCAGAAACTTTTGAGTATTAAGGGTGACAAGACCGTAGATTATTTCCACAAGAGTTTAGGAAAAATCATGTGGAATTATTGCGGAATGGCAAGAACCGCAGAAGGTTTGACCAAAGCGAAAGCAATGATAAAGGAACTTAGGTCAGAATTTTGGTCCAATGTGAAGGTTTTGGGTGAAAATGAAGAGCTCAACCAGTCTTTGGAAAAGGCACACCGTGTGGCTGACTTCCTTGAATTGGGAGAATTGATGGTTGATGATGCGTTGAACAGAAATGAGTCTTGTGGCGGGCACTTTAGAGAAGAATACCAGACTCCTGAGGGTGAGGCTTTGAGGGATGATGAAAATTTCGCCTATGTAGCTGCCTGGCAGTATATGGGAGAGGGGCAAGAGGAAGTTTTGCACAAGGAACCTCTGGTTTTTGAGAACGTGAAGTTGACCCAAAGAAGTTACAAGTAA
- the folK gene encoding 2-amino-4-hydroxy-6-hydroxymethyldihydropteridine diphosphokinase, protein MEKLVFIIGGNLGNRFSLIKSAKIMMEEVFGPTIAASSVYETEAWGGKSSADYLNQVLVFQSSFDPFKVLEIIQGIENRLERKRAIKWGDRTMDIDLLFYGNLCLETENLVIPHPFIARRRFVLEPLNEVMPEFIHPKEKIEIRQLLANCKDASKVSTFKKSPELPG, encoded by the coding sequence ATGGAAAAATTAGTTTTTATCATCGGAGGAAATTTGGGAAACAGGTTTTCATTGATAAAAAGCGCTAAAATAATGATGGAGGAAGTATTCGGTCCAACAATTGCTGCCTCCTCCGTTTATGAGACAGAAGCCTGGGGCGGAAAATCCTCAGCGGATTACTTGAACCAGGTCCTTGTTTTCCAAAGTTCATTTGATCCTTTTAAAGTTTTGGAAATTATTCAAGGTATAGAGAATCGGCTTGAAAGAAAAAGGGCAATCAAATGGGGCGATAGGACCATGGACATAGATTTGCTTTTCTATGGGAATCTTTGTTTAGAAACTGAAAATCTGGTTATTCCCCATCCCTTTATTGCCAGAAGGAGATTTGTTCTGGAGCCTTTGAATGAGGTGATGCCTGAATTTATTCACCCCAAAGAAAAAATTGAAATACGCCAATTGTTGGCGAATTGTAAGGACGCTTCAAAAGTGTCCACATTTAAAAAAAGCCCGGAATTACCGGGCTAA
- a CDS encoding gliding motility-associated C-terminal domain-containing protein produces the protein MKLRLYIFLAFCIGYLSAIPSLATHIRAGEITAERVSTQTLTYRITVVGYTDTRSNVIFGPGDIDFGDGREVRLNTESDFVLVEALGNQVEKNTFVITHTYQGPGQYVIRFREFNRNAATLNMNNSVDTPFYVETMITIDPFIGINNSPILTIPPVDNGGVNVRYIHNPGAFDPDGDSLAYFFDELTVRPKQGFQRFVNNYRSPASGEFSFNREDGSPNPFISMDPVTGDLIWDAPGLAGQYNIAFQIQEWRKIGGQYQMIGYVVRDMQIIIENTNNRRPELILPPDLCVVAGTRIEEIIQGSDPDGDPIRIEVFGEPIEITSSPATYSPVSVFQPSPGIINFNWQTICSHVREREYQVRIRIADQPRSGPSLVDIRTWNIKVVGPPPVFDDIEQQQGRAAKLSWEPYACGSTAETMQIWRRLNSNPYEPDSCETGIRAGYELIGTTNMNIFEFLDNNNGEGLAPGNTYCYRLVAAYPPPRLGESIVSEEICITVDVDVPLITNVSVEATDQNNGEIFIRWTPPYDIDRTQFPGPFTYELFRNTGLTGNQNRVSVITTSDTTFTDTGLNTENLVYNYKVILRENNTLIDSSSAASSVRLSPTIINEAIELNWTFNVPWNNSVSQFKHEVYRNRTDPDAQDADNFVLIAEVDPTTNGFTYFDDGSHNGISLKKDIEYCYYVVTKGVYNVDMIELPLENKSQIICARPDDDRLPCPPVLTFEGPDCAEYLDDKVCGFSNFVHELSWAPNFSGTCDDELSAYRLYFSANGPEAQFNLVGTYSSFELQARITNLPNYRGCYYITAVDRSGNESEPSNIVCVDNCPNYDLPNAFTPNGDGINDTFMAFDNPFARCPRFVLGVEIFIVNRWGVEVFQYNSLTSNENDIYIRWNGRDKNGNELPAGTYFYTATVKFDAFDPALQEKKLKGTVQIIR, from the coding sequence ATGAAACTCAGATTATACATATTCTTAGCTTTTTGTATTGGATATCTTTCGGCAATTCCATCTTTGGCCACCCATATTCGGGCAGGTGAGATTACCGCAGAAAGGGTTTCCACACAAACTTTGACCTATCGGATTACAGTTGTGGGATATACGGACACACGCTCCAATGTAATATTTGGCCCAGGTGACATTGATTTTGGAGATGGAAGAGAGGTCCGTCTTAATACAGAAAGTGATTTTGTATTGGTGGAAGCATTGGGCAATCAGGTTGAAAAAAACACTTTTGTGATCACCCATACTTATCAAGGTCCGGGGCAATATGTTATCCGTTTCAGGGAATTCAATAGAAATGCAGCCACCTTGAATATGAATAACTCGGTTGACACCCCTTTTTATGTGGAGACAATGATCACCATCGACCCATTTATTGGGATAAATAATTCTCCTATTTTGACTATTCCACCAGTTGACAATGGGGGTGTTAATGTCCGGTATATACATAACCCGGGGGCTTTTGATCCGGACGGGGACAGTTTAGCTTACTTTTTCGATGAATTGACTGTTAGACCCAAACAGGGGTTTCAACGGTTTGTGAATAATTACAGAAGTCCGGCTTCTGGCGAGTTCAGTTTCAACAGGGAAGATGGTAGCCCTAACCCATTCATCTCTATGGACCCGGTCACTGGAGACCTGATTTGGGATGCACCCGGCCTCGCAGGACAATATAACATTGCATTTCAGATTCAAGAGTGGAGAAAAATAGGAGGCCAATATCAAATGATTGGCTATGTGGTCAGGGACATGCAGATCATCATCGAAAACACCAATAACCGAAGACCTGAACTGATTCTCCCACCTGATCTTTGTGTCGTAGCCGGAACAAGAATTGAGGAAATCATTCAAGGCTCAGACCCTGATGGGGACCCTATTAGGATAGAAGTTTTCGGAGAACCTATTGAAATTACCTCTTCCCCCGCTACCTATTCTCCTGTTTCTGTTTTCCAGCCCAGTCCTGGAATTATAAATTTTAATTGGCAGACTATATGTAGTCATGTTAGGGAAAGAGAATACCAAGTTAGGATCAGAATTGCCGACCAGCCCCGCTCGGGACCTTCTTTGGTGGATATCCGAACCTGGAACATCAAAGTGGTGGGACCGCCCCCCGTTTTTGATGACATAGAACAACAACAAGGCAGAGCAGCAAAATTGTCATGGGAACCCTATGCTTGTGGAAGTACTGCCGAAACCATGCAAATCTGGAGAAGACTGAATTCAAACCCCTATGAACCGGATTCTTGTGAAACAGGAATAAGGGCAGGTTATGAATTAATTGGTACCACCAATATGAATATTTTTGAGTTTTTAGATAACAATAATGGTGAAGGTCTTGCCCCTGGTAATACCTATTGCTATCGATTAGTGGCTGCTTACCCTCCCCCAAGATTGGGAGAAAGTATTGTTTCTGAAGAAATCTGTATCACAGTGGATGTAGATGTACCCCTGATTACCAATGTGAGTGTGGAAGCCACTGACCAGAACAATGGGGAAATCTTTATTCGATGGACTCCACCTTATGATATAGACCGTACCCAGTTCCCAGGTCCATTCACGTATGAGCTCTTTAGAAATACAGGGTTAACAGGAAATCAGAATAGGGTGTCTGTCATCACCACTTCCGATACCACCTTTACTGATACTGGACTGAACACCGAAAATTTGGTTTACAATTACAAGGTAATCCTCAGGGAAAATAATACCCTGATAGACAGTTCTAGCGCTGCTTCTTCTGTACGCTTATCCCCTACCATCATCAATGAGGCCATCGAATTGAACTGGACTTTCAATGTGCCTTGGAACAATTCAGTATCGCAATTTAAACACGAAGTGTATAGAAACAGGACTGATCCGGATGCACAGGATGCTGATAATTTCGTTTTGATTGCTGAAGTAGACCCTACCACAAATGGCTTTACATATTTTGATGATGGAAGCCATAACGGAATCAGCTTAAAAAAGGACATAGAATATTGCTACTATGTGGTAACCAAAGGCGTTTATAATGTAGATATGATTGAACTTCCTTTGGAAAATAAATCACAGATCATTTGCGCAAGACCCGATGATGACAGACTTCCCTGTCCTCCTGTACTGACATTTGAAGGACCGGATTGTGCAGAATATTTGGACGATAAGGTTTGTGGGTTCAGTAATTTTGTTCATGAATTAAGCTGGGCACCGAACTTCTCAGGGACTTGCGACGATGAACTGAGTGCATACAGGCTTTACTTCTCTGCAAACGGCCCAGAGGCACAGTTCAACCTTGTAGGTACTTACTCTTCTTTTGAGCTTCAGGCAAGAATAACCAATTTGCCAAATTACAGGGGCTGCTATTACATCACCGCGGTAGACCGCTCCGGTAATGAAAGTGAACCGAGCAATATCGTCTGCGTGGATAATTGTCCGAATTACGATCTTCCCAATGCATTTACACCAAACGGCGATGGAATCAATGACACCTTTATGGCATTTGACAATCCTTTTGCCAGGTGCCCAAGATTTGTGCTTGGAGTTGAAATTTTCATAGTCAACCGATGGGGAGTTGAAGTATTCCAGTACAACAGCTTAACTTCTAATGAAAACGATATTTACATTAGATGGAACGGTAGGGATAAAAATGGCAATGAACTTCCAGCCGGCACCTATTTCTACACCGCCACAGTTAAATTTGATGCATTTGATCCGGCCCTTCAGGAAAAGAAACTAAAAGGCACTGTTCAAATCATCCGATGA
- a CDS encoding thiol-disulfide oxidoreductase DCC family protein produces MRIHDKFDIVLFDGVCNLCNNAVDFIIKRDKNNAFKFAALQDKAVKSLFDSFQIKQDYLDSLILIRQDKVYYRSRAALEISKKLSGLWPLLYGFIIIPAFLRDPIYDWIAKNRYKWFGKKDTCRIPTKKELDKFLTDKDFI; encoded by the coding sequence ATGAGGATTCATGATAAATTTGACATAGTTCTTTTCGACGGCGTATGCAATTTATGCAATAACGCCGTCGATTTTATTATCAAAAGGGACAAGAACAACGCATTTAAATTCGCTGCACTTCAGGACAAAGCAGTTAAAAGTTTATTTGACTCCTTTCAAATTAAACAAGATTACCTGGATTCCCTTATTCTGATCCGACAGGATAAAGTTTATTACCGAAGTAGGGCAGCCTTAGAAATTTCGAAAAAGCTAAGTGGATTATGGCCTTTGCTCTATGGTTTTATCATCATTCCAGCTTTTTTAAGGGACCCCATTTATGATTGGATTGCCAAGAACCGATACAAATGGTTCGGTAAAAAAGATACTTGCAGAATCCCAACCAAAAAAGAGTTGGATAAATTTCTAACAGATAAGGATTTTATTTAA